A stretch of DNA from Manihot esculenta cultivar AM560-2 chromosome 7, M.esculenta_v8, whole genome shotgun sequence:
tATTCATATTCTACCTAAATTAGAAGCTAACTCTATATTAAggatatgttttatttttttatgaaaaatatttatatttagaaaataatttttacaataaATCTTTTGATGGAAACTTTCATTTATCCTCTCATTTCTTACTACGAACACTGTTAAATGTGAGTCCTATATTTTTggagaaaaatttaaattttttattttttttgagacttattttatttttttttttgacgcTCTCCCATTAGTTTTGTCATTTCACTTCTCATTTGGCGTTCATTCCACTGCTGGAGAAGTCTTTGATCAATGCATGATCATATCTTAAATCTTCTTTTTTATCATTGTTTTCACAATAGAACATgattaatcaaaataataatgtaTAATATTTATTCAAAGAAATACAACATGGCATATGCCTAGAATTCAAGACATCATCAAAATTTCGATACAAGACATGATAAgtaatgaatttaattttaactcatGAAAAGAATAATGTATCTATAATCTCGATTGAGGATCTAATTTGATGGGTTCAAGAATTTTGTAAACCAAATAGCCGATTCCTTAGCGATTCTTGTTAAGTTATTTTTGTAATCGACGTAATATAGACCAAATCTTGAAGTATAACCAATGTTCCATTCAAAATTGTCCAAATATGACCAAGCAAAATATCCTTTGATGTTAACATTATATTCCCTGCAAAAAGCAGTTATCGTTAGAAACACTAATTAggaattatcataattttttagATGAAGATTTTGAAATTTAGACTTACTTGAGAGATCCCAAAGTATTCCATATATGCTTTCGATAATAGTCTACTCTGAATTCATCTTTAAGTGCTTCTTCAATGGGTTGGTTTTCATCATTAAGATTATCAACCCCTaagacaatttaaaaaaaaaaaaatttaataaaaatataactatgtTTAAGAAACTGATACTCCTACACGAAAAAAGGTATTAATTCCGCTTACCATTTTCAGTAATATATATTACTGGATTGTTATATCTATCTTTGGTATAATTCAATAAATGACGTATGCCTTTTGGATAAATGTAAAACCAAGGTGAGTAAGCctgtaaaattcaatttttatgttAGTGATATATCCACAAATATataatctatattttaatttgttattattaatattattatttttagtatacTAACCTGTGGACCAATAAGATTGCCTTCATAATCATAAGCTGCAAGGTAAACAAAAATATATGTTCATTAGTCAAACATTTTGTAActtactaaaaaattattatgtagaAGTTTCTTTGGaatttttacatatattattttattttcaatctcTATtgcattatatttttataaaaacttacGAGTTTCAGAGATGTTACTATCAGTTTTGTATCTTATACGATCTGAATCAATTGAAGCATTTGGCTTTGCATAATATGAAGTGTAATATTGTAATCCAATAAAATCATATGATCCTTTGAGCAACTGAGTTTCTTCTTCGGTAAAACTAAGTAATTTATCCCCAACTAAATCTTGCACCGTCCTTGGATATCGACCATAAGTTAAAGGATCCATCCACCTGAAAGATATGAAATGAATGTCCTTATTAAATGAAGACTTGCATAGGATAAAGCCTTAATTGATAGGTTAATTTGAAATAAAGACTCACAATCCAAACATAAAGTCCATGGCTGTTTTGGAAGCTTTTATATCAGCAGCTCTATTGGAGAGAGGTTCGAACCAAAAGGTAAAAAGAGTTATTCCAATCTTTCCATTTTGAGTTTTCTACAAagacaataaaataataagctCAAATCTATATGCatctttgttaaaaaaaataataataataacatgtattatatatatagaaagaTACCTGgtatttttttctatatatatgtACCGCTGCAGAATGAGAAAGGAGCAAATTGTGAGCAACTATATAAGGTTC
This window harbors:
- the LOC110607668 gene encoding beta-glucosidase 12, coding for MAMASKLSLQLTGMFIFFLISLLALMKPATADGADDIPTDFNRSYFPDDFLFGTATSAYQIEGAANISGKGPSVWDTFTHEYPERIRDKSNGDIAVDFYHRYQEDIQNVKNMGFNAFRFSIAWSRVIPSGRRREGVNEEGIEFYNRVINETIKQGLQPFVTIFHWDTPQALEDKYGGFLSRNIVRDYREYADLLFERFGDRVKHWMTFNEPWALSGFAYDDGLFAPGRCSSWVNNQCRAGNSATEPYIVAHNLLLSHSAAVHIYRKKYQKTQNGKIGITLFTFWFEPLSNRAADIKASKTAMDFMFGLWMDPLTYGRYPRTVQDLVGDKLLSFTEEETQLLKGSYDFIGLQYYTSYYAKPNASIDSDRIRYKTDSNISETPYDYEGNLIGPQAYSPWFYIYPKGIRHLLNYTKDRYNNPVIYITENGVDNLNDENQPIEEALKDEFRVDYYRKHIWNTLGSLKEYNVNIKGYFAWSYLDNFEWNIGYTSRFGLYYVDYKNNLTRIAKESAIWFTKFLNPSN